The DNA sequence GACGCCGACCTTGGTGATCCGCATTGCTGCTCCTACAGGAAAGGGTCTGCGGGGTGTGGCGCAGGGCGCCACGGCGGCCGTCGCAGGGCTCGGGCCGCCATACGGAATGTAGTAGTTGTCACTGGCTGGCGTTCGCGTCCGAGCCTACCTTGGGCGGGTGATCAAGTACCTCGGCTCCAAGCGGAAGCTCGTCCCGCGCATCGTGGGATTGGCGCAGGCGATTCCCGGGGCGCGGACGGCGTTGGACCTCTTCACGGGGACGACGCGCGTGGCGCAGGGACTCAAGCGCGCCGGCTTCATGGTGACCGCCAACGACCTCGCCAGCTACAGCGAGGTGTTGGCGCAGGCGTACATCGCGGCGGATGCGCGCGCGGTGGACGTGGCGGCCGTGGAGGCGATGTTGGCCGAGCTGAACGCGCTGCCGGGGGTGCGCGGGTACTTCACGCGCACGTTCTGCGAGGACGCGCGCTACGTGCAGCCGGCGAACGGCATGCGCGTCGATGCCATCCGCGGGCGCATCGAGACGATCACGGCGGATGCGACGGAGCGCGCGATCCTGCTGGCGGCGCTGTTGGAGGCGACGGACCGCGTGGATTCCACGACGGGCCTGCAGATGGCCTACCTGAAGCAGTGGTCGGCGCGGAGTCACCGGCCGCTGCGGCTGCGCCTGCCGATACTCCTGGACGGAGCAGGGCGCGCGTTGCGGCTTGACGCCCGCGAGGCGGTGACCCTGCTCGGCCAGTACGACGTGGCGTACCTGGATCCGCCGTATAACC is a window from the Pseudogemmatithrix spongiicola genome containing:
- a CDS encoding DNA adenine methylase, with amino-acid sequence MIKYLGSKRKLVPRIVGLAQAIPGARTALDLFTGTTRVAQGLKRAGFMVTANDLASYSEVLAQAYIAADARAVDVAAVEAMLAELNALPGVRGYFTRTFCEDARYVQPANGMRVDAIRGRIETITADATERAILLAALLEATDRVDSTTGLQMAYLKQWSARSHRPLRLRLPILLDGAGRALRLDAREAVTLLGQYDVAYLDPPYNQHSYYRNYHVWETLVRGDAPPAYGVARKREDCRTTRSVFNARAGAAERALGEVLAAVPARHVILSFSDEGFVSLDALRAMLQARFGDVAAVPVPSKRYVGAKIGIYSTDGSLVGAPGHLMNTEWLFVAGPDAAGISARADGVALAEVA